One Rhea pennata isolate bPtePen1 chromosome 3, bPtePen1.pri, whole genome shotgun sequence DNA segment encodes these proteins:
- the VIP gene encoding VIP peptides isoform X1, producing MEHRGASPLLLALALLSALCWRARALPPRGAAFPAVPRLVNRMPFDGASEPDHARGLLKSESDILQNTLPENEKFYFDLSRIIDRNARHADGIFTSVYSHLLAKLAVKRYLHSLIRKRVSSQDSPVKRHSDAVFTDNYSRFRKQMAVKKYLNSVLTGKRSQEELNPAKLRDEAELLEPSFSENYDDVSVDELLRHLPLDL from the exons ATGGAGCACCGCGGCGCCTCCCCGCTCCTCCTCGCCCTCGCCCTCCTGAGCGCGCTGTGCTGGCGggcccgggcgctgccgccgcggggcgccgcctTCCCCGCCGTGCCGCG ATTGGTAAACAGAATGCCATTTGATGGAGCCAGTGAACCTGACCATGCCCGTGGGTTACTAAAGTCTGAATCAGACATTTTGCAAAACACACTACCTGAAAATGAGAAGTTCTATTTTGATCTGTCCAGAATTATTGATAG aaatgcaaggCATGCTGATGGAATTTTCACCAGCGTCTACAGCCATCTTTTGGCTAAACTTGCTGTGAAGAGATATCTGCATTCGCTTATTAGAAAACGAGTTAG CTCCCAGGACAGTCCTGTCAAACGCCACTCTGATGCTGTCTTCACTGACAACTACAGCCGCTTCCGAAAGCAAATGGCTGTGAAGAAATACTTAAACTCAGttttaactggaaaaagaag CCAGGAAGAGCTAAACCCTGCTAAACTTCGAGATGAAGCAGAACTTCTTGAaccttccttttcagaaaactaTGATGATGTTTCTGTAGATGAGCTGCTGAGGCACCTCCCACTG gaCCTCTGA
- the VIP gene encoding VIP peptides isoform X2 yields MEHRGASPLLLALALLSALCWRARALPPRGAAFPAVPRLVNRMPFDGASEPDHARGLLKSESDILQNTLPENEKFYFDLSRIIDSSQDSPVKRHSDAVFTDNYSRFRKQMAVKKYLNSVLTGKRSQEELNPAKLRDEAELLEPSFSENYDDVSVDELLRHLPLDL; encoded by the exons ATGGAGCACCGCGGCGCCTCCCCGCTCCTCCTCGCCCTCGCCCTCCTGAGCGCGCTGTGCTGGCGggcccgggcgctgccgccgcggggcgccgcctTCCCCGCCGTGCCGCG ATTGGTAAACAGAATGCCATTTGATGGAGCCAGTGAACCTGACCATGCCCGTGGGTTACTAAAGTCTGAATCAGACATTTTGCAAAACACACTACCTGAAAATGAGAAGTTCTATTTTGATCTGTCCAGAATTATTGATAG CTCCCAGGACAGTCCTGTCAAACGCCACTCTGATGCTGTCTTCACTGACAACTACAGCCGCTTCCGAAAGCAAATGGCTGTGAAGAAATACTTAAACTCAGttttaactggaaaaagaag CCAGGAAGAGCTAAACCCTGCTAAACTTCGAGATGAAGCAGAACTTCTTGAaccttccttttcagaaaactaTGATGATGTTTCTGTAGATGAGCTGCTGAGGCACCTCCCACTG gaCCTCTGA